Proteins from a single region of Catenulispora acidiphila DSM 44928:
- a CDS encoding alpha/beta fold hydrolase has product MAATQITASTAMTLAAIAPTGATSRPSGESPQVQTARVRTGVARQLADCTSWELKWLGLSPDNANMAYIAVNLEPDSGQVAVVIRGTDANALDIMEDLTVGTVVPFTAGGSPTPVSVSKGAMAAFTQVVNMLPAVPDPAADGGILLQGLADVLATMAPDPTVYVIGHSLGGCVATMVALYLKAQRWTNPPNIGVLTFAAPTAGLADFAAYFGAQNWAQCERHVNRYDLIPQAWASLDIPIDPLRPWYPDPGPKGTEEVEVLIRAVKGFPGYNTYVQPSPITEWNHDYQTVDRGLIKHSTEDFMGQVGYQHANTTYLSLLGATVPLTPTPVVTSVSPTFGAAQSQVTITGSGFSAFTEDDTAVDFGPIACGGNAFEIKSDNQIVVHNVPWGFGIVDVCVTNPLGTSPAVPLAQFAYGGPEPVVVTAIAPTSAATGQQVTVTGTGFGAHAMVYFGEKPSPLVTLGSDDPPQLVATIPDSGKRPGKVVGTVVGVTVAVNGYSSPTTPLDEFTYTG; this is encoded by the coding sequence ATGGCGGCCACCCAGATCACCGCGTCCACGGCCATGACCCTCGCCGCGATCGCGCCCACCGGGGCGACGTCGCGGCCGTCGGGGGAGAGTCCCCAGGTGCAGACCGCGCGCGTGCGGACCGGGGTCGCGCGGCAGTTGGCGGACTGCACCAGCTGGGAGCTGAAGTGGCTGGGACTGAGCCCTGACAACGCGAACATGGCCTACATCGCGGTGAACCTCGAGCCGGACTCCGGTCAGGTCGCCGTGGTGATCCGCGGGACCGACGCCAACGCCCTGGACATCATGGAGGACCTCACGGTCGGCACGGTCGTCCCGTTCACGGCCGGCGGGTCGCCGACCCCGGTCTCGGTGTCGAAGGGCGCGATGGCGGCGTTCACGCAGGTCGTGAACATGCTGCCGGCCGTGCCGGACCCGGCTGCCGACGGCGGCATCCTCCTGCAAGGCCTCGCCGATGTCTTGGCCACCATGGCGCCGGACCCGACGGTCTACGTCATCGGGCACAGCCTCGGCGGCTGCGTCGCGACCATGGTCGCGCTGTACCTGAAGGCGCAGCGCTGGACGAACCCGCCGAACATCGGGGTCCTCACCTTTGCCGCGCCCACCGCCGGTCTGGCCGACTTCGCCGCCTACTTCGGCGCCCAGAACTGGGCCCAGTGCGAGCGCCACGTCAACCGCTACGACCTGATCCCGCAGGCGTGGGCCAGCCTCGACATCCCCATCGACCCGCTGCGCCCCTGGTACCCCGACCCCGGGCCGAAGGGGACCGAGGAGGTGGAGGTGCTGATCAGGGCCGTGAAGGGCTTTCCCGGCTACAACACCTACGTCCAGCCCTCGCCGATCACGGAGTGGAACCACGACTATCAGACTGTTGATAGAGGGCTGATCAAGCACAGTACCGAGGACTTCATGGGCCAGGTCGGCTATCAGCATGCGAACACGACCTACCTGAGCCTGCTGGGCGCGACCGTGCCGCTGACCCCGACGCCGGTCGTGACCAGCGTGTCTCCCACCTTCGGCGCCGCGCAGTCGCAGGTGACGATCACCGGCAGCGGCTTCTCCGCCTTTACCGAGGACGACACCGCCGTCGACTTCGGTCCCATCGCCTGCGGCGGCAACGCGTTCGAGATCAAGAGCGACAACCAGATCGTCGTGCACAACGTGCCCTGGGGCTTCGGCATCGTCGACGTGTGCGTCACCAACCCGCTCGGCACCTCCCCGGCCGTGCCGCTGGCCCAATTCGCCTACGGCGGCCCGGAACCGGTCGTGGTCACCGCCATCGCCCCGACCTCGGCCGCCACCGGCCAGCAGGTCACCGTCACCGGCACCGGCTTCGGCGCCCACGCCATGGTCTACTTCGGTGAGAAGCCCTCACCTCTGGTCACCCTCGGCAGCGACGACCCGCCGCAACTCGTCGCGACCATCCCCGACTCCGGCAAGCGGCCGGGCAAGGTCGTCGGCACCGTCGTGGGCGTCACCGTGGCCGTGAACGGATACTCCTCCCCGACCACACCGCTGGACGAGTTCACCTACACCGGCTGA
- a CDS encoding carbohydrate kinase family protein: MADGISGLGGGGGLDGRGGISDIDGPDGPSDSDKDQPVLTVIGEALIDLVPAGEPGGYRARPGGSPLNVAIGLARLGHRTALMARLADNAFGRLLREHAASEGIDLTCAPWATEPTTLAIVSLDSDAQASYDFYLDGTADWQWTDAQTAALPEDTTILHHGSLASWTPPGDERIHALASELHRHGSVLISYDPNIRPALLGKPSHARPLIERNVGVSHIVKASRDDIDWLYPGHGPEHVGAAWIDLGAQLVIVTDGPRGAHVFRSAAAPAHRPGRAVQVADTVGAGDAFTAGLLGALVRNGVQTPDQLRQATPQLLDNAVDDAILVSALTCERVGADPPMALPRPHTPPSTPLSAADLGFRDV; encoded by the coding sequence GTGGCTGACGGCATCAGCGGCCTCGGTGGAGGCGGCGGACTCGACGGACGCGGCGGCATCAGCGACATCGACGGACCCGACGGACCCTCCGACAGCGACAAGGACCAGCCCGTGCTGACCGTGATCGGCGAAGCCCTCATCGACCTCGTCCCGGCCGGCGAGCCCGGCGGCTACCGGGCCCGGCCCGGCGGCAGCCCGCTCAACGTCGCGATCGGCCTGGCGCGTCTGGGCCATCGCACGGCACTGATGGCCCGTTTGGCGGACAACGCCTTCGGCCGCCTGCTGCGCGAACACGCCGCGTCGGAAGGCATCGACCTCACCTGCGCGCCGTGGGCGACCGAGCCCACCACCCTGGCGATCGTCTCCCTGGACAGCGACGCCCAAGCCAGCTACGACTTCTACCTGGACGGCACCGCCGACTGGCAGTGGACTGACGCGCAGACCGCCGCCCTCCCCGAGGACACCACGATCTTGCACCACGGCTCGCTGGCGTCCTGGACTCCGCCGGGCGACGAACGCATCCACGCGTTGGCGTCCGAGCTGCACCGGCATGGCAGTGTGCTGATCAGCTACGACCCGAACATCCGCCCCGCCCTCCTCGGCAAGCCGTCCCACGCTCGTCCGCTGATCGAGCGGAACGTCGGCGTCTCCCACATCGTCAAGGCCAGCCGCGACGACATCGACTGGCTCTACCCCGGACACGGACCGGAGCACGTCGGCGCAGCCTGGATCGACCTCGGCGCGCAGCTGGTCATCGTCACCGACGGACCTCGCGGCGCGCACGTGTTCCGCTCCGCCGCCGCGCCGGCGCATCGCCCGGGACGCGCCGTGCAAGTCGCGGACACCGTCGGAGCCGGCGACGCGTTCACCGCGGGATTGCTCGGCGCGCTGGTGAGAAACGGCGTACAGACTCCCGATCAGCTCCGCCAGGCAACGCCTCAGCTTCTGGACAACGCCGTCGACGACGCCATCCTGGTCTCCGCACTCACCTGCGAACGCGTCGGCGCCGATCCGCCGATGGCGCTGCCGCGGCCGCACACGCCACCGAGCACACCGCTGTCAGCGGCGGATCTGGGATTCAGGGACGTGTAG